The genomic segment AACAGGCTGCGCCTTCGGCTGGACTTGGTCGaggaaggctttctggaaagGGCAGGCAGGCTGAACGGACGTGGGAGTGAGAGGCGGGAGTGGAGACCGCATACCACTAACCGGCCAGATAACCTTGGCAAAGCCCAAAaacctttctgagcctgttttctcctctgtcaaatgGGTATAATGGCATCCCCAGGCCATAGCttgcaaagagaaaatgaaacaacataaTAACCTAATGATACTACTTAAACCGAATGTCTGGAACTTAAGAAATTCCCAGCAAATAGCAGCTTGAGTGATAAAAGTCAAGTGTGTCCCGCCCCGACAAGTTTGCCCTCCGCAGTCACCTGCCCTGACCAAGGGATTCCCAGAGCCTTCTTAGGCAGATGTGAGCAAGCTTGAGACCTCAGAGATTTGGCATGGCCTAGGGAGCCTCCAGGAGCCCGGGGCCCGGCAGCTTCCAGGGGACAGGCACCGGGTCCACTGTGGCCCTGGGCTCCTCCAGGCGCTCAGGCTCCCTGCGCTCGTTACCCTGCTGCCAGGACTCCTCTAAGCCCGGGCCAGGCCGTCATTATCATTCCTCCTGCGTTCTTTCTCCCaggctatttatttttctgtgaggAAGGAATGTGGGGAATTTACCACAGGGTGCTGGCCTTCACTTTCGCTGCAGCAGCCTCTTCTGGAAGAGGGAAGCGGCCCAGACAGATGGCTGAGGAGGCCGAGGCGGATGCAGAGCAGGGTCAGGCTGAATCTGCGGCCTGGACGGTGGGCTGTTGTGTAACCCACCTGGAGGCCCAGGTACCACGGTGCCGCTGGTCCCCTGGGGGAATGTGCCATGTAATGTATACACAGCTTCGGTGGAACTCCCCCTGGAATACCCCATTCACTCTCAGACTACGGCGGGCAAGCCCAGCGTTGGGCTGTGTTCCTCTCAAAGGTGCCTTCCTTTCCAGCTGGTCTTGATTTGGGGTAGGGGtggtggaggggagtggggtggggattGCCTTGAGCCTTCCAGCTTCCGCTGGGCTGGCACTATTGCTTGGAAAGCCTCCACAGCGCCATCTTTCAAGACCTAGAGCATATACAtatgcctcctcctccaggaagccttctgggATTCCTTCTTCCTAATTAATTCTCGCAGTGCTTAATGGAATATTCTGCCTCTTAGGTCAAACCCTGTGATTTGAAGTTtcgtctccctctcctcccataGACATGttgctccctctctccttccttctccccatttcttccaGGAAGTACCCTCTAGAGGTCTGATCTAGAATCTAGATGAATCTGAGATCTAGAGGTTTCTAGAAATTGGCTCCCAATGGTGGGGCAAACTGTGAAGGTGGATTTGGATTTGGGGAGGGCTCATCCTTCATTCATTAATTTCCTCCACACCTGAATGAGTGCCAGCCTCTGCTGAGTGTGGGGGCATTGAGAAAGGATGAAGACCTACTCTGGCCCCAGGATGCTACAGGCCAAGAGAAAGGGCTGCATCTTTGTGGAGGGCCcaatgtgccaggccctgggctgggtgctGGAGACCCAGAGATGGACTAGGCCCACCACACCCCTGGCAGAGGCAGTTTGGGGGAAGTCATCTCTCCCCAGACTGGCTCACTGCCTTTTGTCTCCTGGATGAAACATTCTGTCTGGAAGGGCAGGGTGTGGCAGTTCTTTGCATATTCTGGAGGCTCCCAGGGCTGGGGTGATGGAGGCTGGTGCAACAGGAGAGGACTTGGCTGGGCAGGCCTGGCTTACCTGGGCTCAAGTAGGAACTGGGGGCCCCGAGTCTGAGCTTGGATCTTTGTGAACCAGTCCTTTCCAGTTTGCTGTGCACCTGGGGCTAAGCCTGCCTCTCTCTAGGTCACCATGTTCAAGTCCCTGAAAATGTAATTGTAGATTGGTGTTTAGGCCAGTAGAGCAGATAGGAGAGGGGTGGTGGCTCCTGGTCCTTGGCAGAAAAGGACCCTACAGCAGAGGCCCAGCAATGAGCAATGCCTGTGGCCTAAAGGGATTGCTGCCAGCTAAGGCCCACACCCACCTGACAACCTTCTTCTTAGtttccccccaacccacccaTTCTTCCTGCCTGATCCCAACCCACTTCCAGCTACAGATGCCAGGAGTTGGGCTaggcctgcttcccctcaggCCTTGGCTCCTAAACTTTCTCAGCCTGCTCTGAGGCCCTGGGGCCGGCTTGAGCTAGGGGTGGAGCACTGATCTCAGGAGTCTGGATGGATCCatgagggcttcctggaagcaGCAGCTGCTGGGCTGAGcctggatgggggatggggaaaatGAGCTCTTCAGAACAAGGCTTGGTTGGCACCAGCCCAGGCTTGGTTGGCACCAGACTCCCAGCTCCaactctgctctgcctgccccctTGCTGGCTGTGGGACCCGGGGTGAGCTCTCTAATTCTGTGGGTCTCTTTTTCCACAACACAGGTCGGGAAGCCTCCCCTATGAGTTGGTGTGAGGTTTCATTGAGAAAATACAAGCTCACCCCTTTGCTTAGCAGCGGCTGGTGCTCCTCGCATGATGGCTATTGTTGTCTTCATTGACTTTATTGTTATTCTGCGAGCACACGTGGAAGATGTGGGGGACAGGGGAGAATACAGAAGGGAAGACCTTGGGACCCCTGATCAGGTGCAGACCACACAGGGGAGGCGGGAACTGCCAGGGGGCGCATGGGAGCCCTTGGGTTCTCTGTGGCCGCTGGGAGGGCACAGAGAGCAGGTTAGTAAGCCCTCAGGCAGGCTCTGGCGGCAGGGGCCCTGAATGCCGTGATGAGGACTTGCTGTTTGATCCTCCACAtcctggggaggcaggagagagaaatgagcgaagccaggcagaggaagatgaaTCTGGCATCACGGGGCGGGTAGATTGGCGGAGGAGAGACTGGGGGGGCGGAGAGGCCATTTAAAAAGCTGTTGCAAAATCGGTTTTCCTGATAAAGAGCTGGGCTGAGTCATCTGTGGAGGAGAGAAGTCACATCCAGCTCCTGCACTGCCTTCGAAGTGGGATTTTCCTCTCTTTGTCAGCAGGGCAATTGGCTGCCTTTCCCGGAGGCTTTGAGAACCGAGGCCGGCTCAGCATCCAGGGGGAAGCTGGGCTGCAGGGAGGACCCAGCTGGAGTGAGTAAGAGGAGCACACGGCAGTGCCTTTGTGGTTTGGGGTGTGTGACTTAGGGCCTCTGGCCTCCCTCTCTGGTCTCAGCTCCCCTCTGGGCATCAAGAAAAGAGGTATGGATGACTTCTGCCAGCCTGTTAGTGGCAAGGCTGGAGCTAGGTCTGGGGCTCCCTGTTTCTGTTCTTATGCATCTCCCATGCCTGGCAGTCCTCCTCACCTTAGTGTGAATTACTCTCCTCCTGAGAGGACGGCTGGCAGCCTGCTGAGATTCAGTCAGGTTGCACTCCCTGGGACTTTGGCATGGTTGGAGCACTCCCTAGGGAACAGAGGCTGTGTCATTTCCTCCTGCGGCCGGGAGAAGATGGGGTAGGGGCTGGCAAGGCGGCCAGGCCATTACTCAGGCCCAGTTCATCTTCCTGCCCCTAGCTGAGCCAGAGGTTGTGTAGCGGCCAGCCATTGGTTCCTTCCTGACCCCGGCAGGGGGGCGGTTTACCCAGCCTGCTCACCTGTCCCATTGCCAAGACTCCCAGGCGACCACAATGGGCTGCCTCCAGCCAGTCTCCATTCCCTCCTCTGGCTCCCTGTCCCACGCCACCCTCTTTGGGGCCTGGGTACTCCCATTGACTGTAGCCGTGTGAAGAAGCATTTCCTTGAATTCTCTCCCTGTCCTGACCTTCTGCTCTggcctcccttcccctgccccacctcttTCCTTCAGATCCTCCGTCCAGACAGGCCTGATGGTCAGCAGACCAGGCAACTGCCTACAGGGGTGATCAGGCTCGGAGAAAGGGCTTATCTCTGCCTAAGCACAACTGGAACTCAGGTCTCCTGCTTCCTGATACTATGCTCTCTCCATTCTACTGGTCTCTCATTTCCTAGCAGTCATTTCTACCTTAGTAAGAATGAGTTCTATCAGCTCTTCTCCTGcgagaaaaaagggagagagcatggcTTGTTCTAGGCAgctgagaggggagagggcaCTGCTGGGGACAGGGACCGTGAGGCGGAGAAACAGGCCGTCCTGCAGAGCCTTGTCCAAGTGCTCTGGAGCCTCTCTTGGTGTCCTTCCCTCCAAAGTCTGGGTCTAGAAGGCAGAACGGTTAAGGAATGAGACTCAGCAACCAGACTTAGAATTTTGAAAGTCAGCTCAGCTACTTGCAAGTTGTATGGACTTGGATAGGTCTTTCTGAGCTGCAGGTTCATCTGCCAACTCGGGAGAATGAGAGGGCTGGCCTCTCGAGTGTGGGGCAAGAATTGAGAAGGAGGATGGGTGTAAAGTATGCAGCGCGGCCCCTGGTCAGTGGCAGGGGCTGCATGATGGCCATTGTGGTCCTCATTCTGACAACTGTCCTTGGGGCTTCTTGTCTCCCCTACACTTAGGGAGTTACCTAAGTGTCCTTACCCTGTGTACTTAGGCAGTTACCCAGGTGTCCTTACCCTGGGCAGCTCTTCCTTGTGTCTgccctcaccccttcctctcccGAAGGCCTGTCTTCAGAACTCCTGATCCACTGTCCAGAATGGGTCTTTCAAGGGCCAGCACCCCATCCTGAGAAGAGGGGGGCGTCGTGGCTGACACAGGCACAGGCCGCAGCTGTGCAAATGGGGGGCTCAGTCGAGATACATATCCCCCCATGGTCCTTGGCCGCCTCCTGCTTCTCCGGCTTTGGGGAGCCCCATCTAGGTCCTGGCTGGCTGGGGTACGGCCAGGGGCACCAGTTCCTGCTCTGGGGGACTTAGGGGCCCCCCTCCCCTGGTGCCCTGAAATGTGGGACTCTGGGGTGCCTGTGGCTAGCCCAGCCCCACTTCTCTCAGCTTTGTGCAGGGTGGCAGAAATCGGCTGGATCGCTGGCAGGGTCTTGCCCAAGCCTCCTGCCGGATTCCTTTTCCGTGGAGTCACtgcaggctggggcggggggggggggggggggggagctctcTTGGAGGCAGGGCTCTCTCACCCCTTGGCCTTTTCTGCTGCCCTCCTCTTGTCCCAGAACAGCAGCAGGGGGACTGGGCGGAGTTCCAAGCCCAGCTGGGGGTCAGCAGACAGGGTCCTGGCCCAAGGCCTACTCTGCcaccctttccctctctcagCCTCCCAGGCCTGCTTAGCCCCCAAGGGCCCTTCATGCTCTGACATTTTGAGCATTTTCGAAACCCATGGCCTTTAGAACAAATCTGGGGACAGGATGGAAGCAGAGAAGCAAGGAGAAAAACAGGCAAGTGCGGGGATATTGGGAGGTCTGGATTATTCAAACCCTGAAGCACTTTCTAGGAGCCTCAGGCTGTGGGAACGAGTTAGCCAGAAGGCTTGGTGCTCTCCGGAGTCACACAGAGCCGAGATGAGCCAGCTCCGCTACTTtctggctctgtgacctcaggcaactCACTTTACCTCTccaagccttggttttctcattacTACAAAGTGGATAATAATAGTTAATGCTTCATAGCATTGTTGtgtgaattaaataagataatatgtaTAATCAATGTTAGTAGTTGTGTCATAGGAAACACTAGTGGGATGACGACGGATGTGTATCCTGACCATGCCCCATGGGGAGGGGAATTGTGTCTGTGAATCTCTACAGGGCTCTCAGGTTGGAAAGAAAAAGCTTTTCATCTATGTGGCAGTAGAGGTTGGGAGTTCACATAAAGAGTGACTTTATAGCAAAGGTGTACGCATTAGTAGAAGGCAGCTCTTTAGGGTAGTGAGCTCCCCGTCAGTGGAGTGTGTAAACAGAGGCTTATAACTCAGGGGTGTGGTCTTAGGGACACAGGAATTATGAGGGTAGTTAGACCCAGTGGTGGCcattcccaagaccctgaggcTCCGTAGTTTGGGGCAGTAATCCCTGCCTCTCCATAATGCTGAAATCCCCTGCAGGTATGACCTTAAGAGAGTCACATCCCTTCTCAGGATCCTGATCTTAGGGAAGAACCTCCTTTGCCAGAAAAATTTCTGACCCCTTCCAGGGAGTAGAGTATGGTCACCACAGAGCAGCTTCTCCGGGGGTAGCATGcaccctctgccctgtcccccgGGGCTTGATGACAATGAGTACTGCTGGCATTCATGAACTCATTGCAGCCTTGCAACCCTAACGTCAGAGCTTTTATCACTGCTCCTCAGTTAAGGAAACTGGCTCTGAGAGGTGTGGGGACTTGCCAAGGTCGCACAAGTAGCAAACGGCGGAGCCCGGATTCGGGCCAGGAGTCCTGGTTTCTCAGCAGAGCAGAGGAGGTGAACACTGCTTGAACCCAGCAACCGCTCAGGGCCCTCCTGTGTGGCCTGTGTGCCCCCACTCAAGACCCCACCCCCGGGCGACAGCCTGGCCAAACCCACAAATCCTTCATCTTTTAGAGATGGGGCAACCCAGGCAGGAGAGGAGTCCTACCAGGAGGGAGCAGGTGTCGGCGTGCACAGGGTAGGCTTTTCTGGACAGGTGGGCACAGGTATGTGTGGGTGGGGAGCCAGATCCtgatgggaggaggggagaaggaggtaGGGACCAGAGAGCCTCTCTTCTGTGTGGGCCTCCCTGTGACCCTAGTGTGacgctctgggcctcagttttctcatctatgtaATGGGGGTAGTGGTCAAATAGCTCCTCTGTAAGGGCCCTTCCAGCTCTGGGAGCCCATGAATTCTGAGCCTCGCTGGCAGGATGCCTAGAAAGACTGTCCCTGGAGACCCATTCAGCATGTCACGGCCAGTGCTAATGAGGGCATGGTaggagggagggcagggtcaGATTCCTCAAGAACTAATTAGCTTCCCACAgtcaggagggggagagggaggatgaCAGAGGGAGGAGTTTTCCCAGCCACTGACGGAGCTGTTGACCATGGCCACAGGCTATCTCGTCCATCTGTCCACTGGtccttttgttcattcattgttCCATAAGCATAAATTGAGCACCAATGGTGTGCCAGCTGGGTACTGGGGATATAGAGAGAAGTGGTTGCCTGCAGTGAGCTTATGGATTAACAGGGGTCTGACCCCAGCCTGATAGCCTGATCACCAACCTCAGGCCCCAGACTCCGCAGCCCTAGACTGAGTCCGTCCCCAACCACAGACTCTGCCTGCTGTATATCGCAAAGGGACCTATTGGGACAAATGGGCAACTCAAGCATGGGTTGTGAACCCAGTAAGAACTGGTTTTGAGCCTAGCCTTGCTGCTCTTTGCCATGTGACCATGGGTGAGTTACTTACAAAGCATTGGGACCtcattttctgcttctgtaaaacAAGGGCAGGTAACGTTTGTCTTCCAGTGTTCTTGTGTGGACAAAATCAAGTAATGCAGTGTTCTAGTATAGTTGCTGCTGAAATTAGCCAAATACCCTACTCTCATGATATTAAAAtatgagaattttaaaacaactatttaaataaaagaagaaactctGTAAGAAGGAACTGGTCACAGTTGTTACTGATTTGTGGTGGGAGTGCTCAGGGGTGGAGGGACATTTTTTACTGAaggctttttggttttttaaatttttgaatttttagacAATGTGAATGCATTCCCTACTCTAAAAAGGGAATGTATTACTGTTAGTGTTTGCAAATGATTATACTATGAGTTTGAAAGTGAAAAGGACCCtaagacagacacatagaaaaTGTTCTGGGGGTTCATTCATGCATTTGGTAATGCCTACTAAGGGCCCCCTTTATGCCAGGCAGTATTCTAAGGGCAGGGGACCAAATGGGTCAAACAAGGTCATTGCCCTGTTAGAGCTTATATTCTAGGTAAGGTGTCTGATgataaacaaggaaacagtgaTTCCAAATGATGGTGAATgccttgaagaaaataaagagatgggATAGGAGGGGAGAGGACTGATTATAGAGCAAGAATCCGCCAGAGAGGGAACATTCAAGCAAATCCTGTGTGGCAAGAAGAAACCAACATAGAATGCCACCTGGGAAAAGATCATTCCaagcagagaaaagagcaagtgcaaaggtcctggggcaggagcaaACTTGACATTTTCAAGGAATTGAAAGAGCCTAATGAGCAAAGGGTGGTAGGGGATGAGTCAGGGATGGAGTGGGCCTCTACTGTGAGGGTGATGTGTTCTTGCTGAGTCTGATAAAGTGCAGTATCAACAGCCTTCAGGGGGAAGCCAAATGAGGGGCCGGGTCATGCTGAAGGGGTAATCAGGGGAGGTTTTACACAGGTGTTAGTGTTTGAGTTGGGCCATGATTATTGGGGCAGGGATCATCATGAGGAGAGGGGATTCCAGAAAACAGCGAGGAAAGATCAGATTCCAGAGGAAAAGATCATCAGTAGGAGGGACACGgtggccatctgtctgtctctgtaCCCCAGTGGCTTGCATTCCCATTTGCTAACtggacctctgtctctctctgcagcATTGGGCCTGAGCACTAGCCTCACTGAGAGAGATCTGAAAGAGGCCAAGGCCCGCAGCCAGCAGATCGCAGCCCAGCTCACCACCCCTCCCAGCTCCAACTCCCGCGGCGTCCAGCTCTTCAACAGGCGCCGGCAGAGGGTGAACGAGTTCACCTTGGAGAACCACAGCCGGAGGGGACAGAAGCCCAGCCAGGAGTCCCTCCAAGCGCCCCCTGCCAGCCCCGCAGGCTATGCCTCAGGGCTCAGCTTGAGTCCCACCTCACTGCCTGAACCAGGCCCTCCAAGGAACACTAGCAGCCAGATCCCCGACGTAGGGGTCCCTGTTCATAGCATGGAGGGATGCTCGGAGAAGGCCAATTTGCTGCGGCACCTGGAGAAGGTGGCcagcgaggaggaggaggtaCCGCTGGTGGTTTATTTGAAGGAGAATGCCGCCCTGCTGACGGCCAATGGGCTGCACCTGTCCCAGAACCGAGAagcccagcagagcccagcaAGCCCGCCGACGGCGGAGGTCCACAGCCCGGCTACAGACGTCAACCAGAACCTGTCCTCACTCAGTGGCACCCTCATCACGCCGACCTCGAACAGCAACCACAGCCTGCCGGCTGCAGACATCAATCAGAACCCGCCGGGCCCTGTCACCCCACAGAGCCCACCGCTCTCAAGCAGCCCACAGCCCTCGGAGGCTCAGCTCCCTCCCAATGGCACAGTGTCCGATTCCAAACCCGGTACCCTGTGTTCCGGCGGGCAGCCGCCAGAGCCGGCTGTGGAGGTGAGACCTAGCACGCTCCTGATTGATAAGGTGTCAGTGCCACCTACCACCACCAACACCTTCTCCAGACAAACAACTCCCCTCTCCAGCTCCGGGACCCCGGCCCCAGATttcatgtccagctccctgctcatcgaTTTACGGCCCAGTGCCCCAGCAGCGTCAGCAGAACAAGAGACGTCTGTGTGGGCAGCCACGGCCACTCCCGCCAAGCTCTACAGTGAGGTCCACTTCACGCTGGCCAAGCCCCCATCAGTGGTCAACAGGACCGCTAGACCCTTCGGGATCCAGGGTTCAGGAAGCACCAGCCAGATAGAGCGGAGCCCCATGGTAGAGAGACGACATCTCGGAGAGAAGATCCTgactccccagccccccagcatGGCAGACAGGAGCCCTCGGCCACAGAGACACATGATGTCCCATAGCCCCATGGTGGAAAGGAGGTCTGTGTCACAGCGAAGCCCAGCCTTGGAGAGACGCCCTTTGGGGAacttcaccccacccccaacctatGCTGAGACCTTGTCCACAGCCCCCCCAGCTTCCCGGGTTAGGTCTCCCCCTTCCTACTCTGCCCTTTACCCCAGCTCTGACCCCAAGCCTTCTCCTCTGAAGGGCCAGGCCGTTCCTGCCAGCAAGACAGGCATATTGGAGGAGTCAATGGCCCGCAGGGGCAGCCGGAAATCCATGTTCACCTTCGTGGAGAAGCCCAAGGTGACCCCGAACCCGGACCTGCTGGATCTTGTGCAGACGGCTGATGAGAAGCGGAGGCAGAGGGACCAGGGGGAGGCAGGCGTGGAGGAGGAGCCCTTTGCACTGGGGGCCGAGGCCTCCAACTTTCAGCAGGAGTCAGCGCCCCGGGACAGAGCCAGCCCTGCGGCGGCCGAGGAGGTCCTCCCGGAGTGGGCCTCGTGCCTCAAGTCCCCGCGCATCCAGGCCAAGCCGAAGCCCAAACCCAACCAGAACCTGTCCGAGGCCTCCGGGAAGGGGGCTGAGCTCTACGCCCGCCGCCAGTCCCGGATGGAGAAGTACGTCATCGAGTCCTCGGGCCACACCGAACTGGCCCGCTGCCCTTCGCCCACCATGTCCCTGCCTTCATCCTGGAAATATTCCACCAATGCTCCTGGCGGCTTCCGAGTGGCATCCCGGAGCCCAGCTCGGACCCCGCCCGCCTCCCTCTACCATGGCTACCTGCCCGAGAATGGGGTCCTGCGCCCCGAGCCCACTAAGCAGCCAGCCTACCAGCTGCGGCCCTCGCTCTTCGTCCTCTCACCCATCAAGGAGCCTGTCAAGGCTTCGCCGAGAGCCGCCTCTCCTGCCAAGCCGAGCTCCCTGGACCTGGTGCCCAGCCTCCCCAAGGGGGCCCTCCCggtgtccccagccctgcctcgggcCTCCCGCTCCTCACCGGGCCTCTACAGCTCCCCCGGCCAGGACGGCCTCCAGCCCACAGCCGTGAGCCCGACCTACAGCAGTGATATCTCCCCCGTGTCGCCCTCCAGGGCGTGGTCTCCCCGCGCCAAGCAGGCCCCCAGGCCCTCCTTCTCCACCCGGAATGCTGGGATCGAGGCTCAGGTGTGGAagccttccttctgcttcaagtAGAGGACCCCACAGGAATCCCACTGCCTGGCAGGACCCCCTCTCAGAGGGCTGGATGGAGAGCAGATGTGGCTGAAAGTGGCACTGAGCTGAGGGTCAAGAGTATGGGGCCTCGGGGCTCAAAGGTTGATGCTGCCACCAGCTAGCTTTGTGACTCTGGGCAGGTCGCCTCTGCTCTCTGGGCTGCAGCTGCCGCAAGGGTCATTAGACTCCATGTCTGAGGGACCCGCCGTCCCATACTGGGTCGGGGGGAGGGCAACGAAGAGGGAGCTCCCCTGGCAGGCCGCAGTGAGGCTGGGGGCTCCCTCAGGCCTTTGTGAGCTGTGGGGATGCCAGCGTCTTGCTGGGGAATGGCCTAGAAGGGGACCCTCCTGTGGGCTTCCAGAACAAACAGCCGGCCAGTGCCTCCGTGCAGCCAGCCAGCCATGGGTCCGCCTCCTCAgctgccccagctcctggcatCCTTCTGCCTGTCGCTGGCTTCTTACCTGCACTGGCCTGTCTCCTCCACCTCTGCCTTCTGGACGCCGTTTCCTCTCCGCTGCTTCAGAGAGCTCTGTCCTGGCCGCCACGTTTTCTCCTCTCGGGGTTCTTCTGCTGGATGAGGACTTAGCCTGCCACTGCTGTCTGATGCTTTCCATCCCGaccctctgctcccctgcctccctgtccTCTCCAGACAACTGGCTCTGCGCTGGGGATGAGACCTTGGTCCCGGTGCCACCTGGCTGGCCCTCTGTGTGCTGGGGTGTGCGAGGTCCCAGGGAGTCCCCCAGAGAAGGACGTGCAGGTGTGGGCGTGCAGTGAGAGCGGCCCCTGGCAGCGTACTCATTGGCTAGTCGGGCTTCAACCTCAACCGAGATCTGGCCCACTAAAAGCAACTATCTCTGCGTAGTGGTGGGCGCCGCGGAgagaggctggaggggagggtctgGTCCCATCCTAGCCTCCCCTTTGCTGTGTGAGTCCAGCCAAGTCACTTtcccttcctgggcctcagttttcttatttaccCAGTCTGTGCCCTTCCAGCTGTGACTGTCTGTGAGGATTGAGAGAATAGGCTGGTGCTTTGGGAGCAAGGGCTTGTAAGTGATAAGACAGTCCCctggggaaaagaggaggaggcaaTGGGCTGTTGGCCGTAGAAGGGCTGGAGATGAGAGGTCTGTGAGGGCGTCCTGGGGAGGGTACTGCTGGAGGAAGCCGCTGCAGGAGGCCAGGGAACCAGAAGCCCAGGCTGGGACAGCCTGGAGACAGTAGAAGCATAGGAAGCCAGGGCAGGAGCACAGCCTCGTGGTGGGACTGAGGGGGAGACCTTAAGGTTTTGAGGAAAAGGCTGGGATTTAAGAGATATAGATTCTACCAGATTAATTCCATGTGTATccttgagtctcagtttccccatacaGTGAGGATACTGAGTCAGGCAGGGTGAGATCTTCACCACCTCTGACATGTTTGAGGTGAGCCAGCCCTGAAACCAGACTCTGTTGGCggcgcgggggggcggggggggggtatGGTGTGAGAATACAGACGAAAGAGGCAGAATTCAGATGGAAGCCTCCCAAGGCTGGGGGCCGAGCACCACCCACTCCCTCTTCCCCGGCcctatttctgggctccccaGCGGGGCGAAGGGTGGTGGAG from the Mustela nigripes isolate SB6536 chromosome 12, MUSNIG.SB6536, whole genome shotgun sequence genome contains:
- the SYNPO gene encoding synaptopodin isoform X1 gives rise to the protein MLGPHLPPPPHGLGEDSSTPSTFRIPDGSYRCLALEAEENSGGEEGLQGEAGLMNLEEDRVASRNGDNLTCRATQGAPDLPNALGIQPPSCSREAQGCPQHDNSASKDWDTVKAQQVVIATPRPSAGPALGLSTSLTERDLKEAKARSQQIAAQLTTPPSSNSRGVQLFNRRRQRVNEFTLENHSRRGQKPSQESLQAPPASPAGYASGLSLSPTSLPEPGPPRNTSSQIPDVGVPVHSMEGCSEKANLLRHLEKVASEEEEVPLVVYLKENAALLTANGLHLSQNREAQQSPASPPTAEVHSPATDVNQNLSSLSGTLITPTSNSNHSLPAADINQNPPGPVTPQSPPLSSSPQPSEAQLPPNGTVSDSKPGTLCSGGQPPEPAVEVRPSTLLIDKVSVPPTTTNTFSRQTTPLSSSGTPAPDFMSSSLLIDLRPSAPAASAEQETSVWAATATPAKLYSEVHFTLAKPPSVVNRTARPFGIQGSGSTSQIERSPMVERRHLGEKILTPQPPSMADRSPRPQRHMMSHSPMVERRSVSQRSPALERRPLGNFTPPPTYAETLSTAPPASRVRSPPSYSALYPSSDPKPSPLKGQAVPASKTGILEESMARRGSRKSMFTFVEKPKVTPNPDLLDLVQTADEKRRQRDQGEAGVEEEPFALGAEASNFQQESAPRDRASPAAAEEVLPEWASCLKSPRIQAKPKPKPNQNLSEASGKGAELYARRQSRMEKYVIESSGHTELARCPSPTMSLPSSWKYSTNAPGGFRVASRSPARTPPASLYHGYLPENGVLRPEPTKQPAYQLRPSLFVLSPIKEPVKASPRAASPAKPSSLDLVPSLPKGALPVSPALPRASRSSPGLYSSPGQDGLQPTAVSPTYSSDISPVSPSRAWSPRAKQAPRPSFSTRNAGIEAQDRRESLPTSPPWTPGASRPPSSLDGWVSPGPWEPGRGSSMSSPPPLPPPPPMSPSWSERSVSPLRPEAEARPPSRQLQALLARNIINAARRKSASPRPAGAETLRPFSPPGAQAQPPRPPPPPPPRLRSPQPTRPGPPVAAAPGATFSPIPRSPLPAGPSPCASPRSPLPATPRPFPYRRSPTDSDLSLDSEDSGAKSPGILGYNICPRGWNGSLRLKRGSLPTEASCTT
- the SYNPO gene encoding synaptopodin isoform X2, whose product is MEGCSEKANLLRHLEKVASEEEEVPLVVYLKENAALLTANGLHLSQNREAQQSPASPPTAEVHSPATDVNQNLSSLSGTLITPTSNSNHSLPAADINQNPPGPVTPQSPPLSSSPQPSEAQLPPNGTVSDSKPGTLCSGGQPPEPAVEVRPSTLLIDKVSVPPTTTNTFSRQTTPLSSSGTPAPDFMSSSLLIDLRPSAPAASAEQETSVWAATATPAKLYSEVHFTLAKPPSVVNRTARPFGIQGSGSTSQIERSPMVERRHLGEKILTPQPPSMADRSPRPQRHMMSHSPMVERRSVSQRSPALERRPLGNFTPPPTYAETLSTAPPASRVRSPPSYSALYPSSDPKPSPLKGQAVPASKTGILEESMARRGSRKSMFTFVEKPKVTPNPDLLDLVQTADEKRRQRDQGEAGVEEEPFALGAEASNFQQESAPRDRASPAAAEEVLPEWASCLKSPRIQAKPKPKPNQNLSEASGKGAELYARRQSRMEKYVIESSGHTELARCPSPTMSLPSSWKYSTNAPGGFRVASRSPARTPPASLYHGYLPENGVLRPEPTKQPAYQLRPSLFVLSPIKEPVKASPRAASPAKPSSLDLVPSLPKGALPVSPALPRASRSSPGLYSSPGQDGLQPTAVSPTYSSDISPVSPSRAWSPRAKQAPRPSFSTRNAGIEAQDRRESLPTSPPWTPGASRPPSSLDGWVSPGPWEPGRGSSMSSPPPLPPPPPMSPSWSERSVSPLRPEAEARPPSRQLQALLARNIINAARRKSASPRPAGAETLRPFSPPGAQAQPPRPPPPPPPRLRSPQPTRPGPPVAAAPGATFSPIPRSPLPAGPSPCASPRSPLPATPRPFPYRRSPTDSDLSLDSEDSGAKSPGILGYNICPRGWNGSLRLKRGSLPTEASCTT